In a genomic window of Candidatus Paceibacterota bacterium:
- a CDS encoding YraN family protein has translation MANIRQNRKSNNKLTGNKGEDISCKFLVNKGFIIVDRNYRKVWGEIDIIAQKDNILHFFEVKSVTVQSFHDLGNDTRRPEDNVHGLKIRHIRRMVETYLDENHIGLEIEFRFHVICVYLNMANRMAKLRMIENIIL, from the coding sequence ATGGCTAATATACGTCAAAATAGGAAGTCTAATAACAAGTTGACAGGGAATAAGGGCGAAGACATTTCCTGTAAATTCCTTGTAAATAAAGGGTTTATTATCGTTGATCGTAATTATAGAAAGGTTTGGGGAGAAATAGACATTATTGCTCAAAAAGACAATATTCTACATTTTTTTGAAGTCAAAAGTGTTACCGTTCAATCTTTTCACGATCTTGGTAATGATACTCGTCGTCCAGAAGATAATGTTCATGGCTTGAAAATTAGGCATATTAGGCGTATGGTAGAAACCTATTTGGATGAAAACCATATAGGACTTGAAATAGAATTTCGTTTTCACGTTATATGCGTCTATTTGAATATGGCCAATCGTATGGCGAAATTAAGAATGATAGAGAATATTATTTTATAA